ATATTTAACGAAGATAGATTAGCTGCTAATAACTAGACTAGCCGGTGTCAAATCAGATTTATTTGTAACTACATCGTGTGTATAATCGGCCTGTGGTGTAGGTTCATTTCTACAAGTTTGATTTTCAATTTTTAGATGTCTAGTAAGCAAACATTTACTCGTTCATTTTTTCATGCAAATGTTTTTCTATGAAAAAAATATAATAGTTCGGCACTACTTCTCTAACGGTCACATGCCCATCCTTATTGCTCCCCTTCCTACCCCCGGCGGGCCAAAAAAGTTGGTTGCTTACCAGTACAAAAAATTCTTAGTGATTCTGAATTTTGTTAGTAAACCTATATACCATATGCATTCCATATATAACACCGACTAGTAAGTGGTCGGTCTAGGATTTAAGCAATGTGTGAGAAACCATGGACAAAAATTACAAGGAGTAGCCATTTTTTGTGCCGAAACACATTACAAATGATTAATAAAGTCTTGTGACATCATAATTCTGAAACATGGATACAAAATTTGCCGAACGtataatatactccctccgtccaagtGCATAAGTCACATTGGGAGTTGCAGCCCAACCTAGGTGCAAGCAAattggaggagaagaagaaacTGGACCGGTCCTCCGTCCAATGAAAATCCCGATTTCTCTCTTCTAAACACATCAATTAATCACAACAATTAAGAGATGCTGTTTTAGCTACTCCACCAGGCCCACGCACTTCATGCATGCAAACCAGCTTTGAATTCTTGCCTAATCAACGATGCTTGCATTGGTCATTGCTTGTAAAAAAAATAGGAGGGAAGGGGTTTCCACGGGGAGCTCGCGGGCGAATGAGGCTGGGTGGGGATCGAGATGGGAAGTTAATGACCAGCGTCTAAATGTTTTGGAAATACCTGATTTTTCTAAGGTGACGTATGCacttggacggagggagtaagagATGGGTTGGACTAGCCTTTTGGTTGCATTATGATAATTTGATGTTTGGCTGAATCCTAATCCTATGCTTTTGTGGCTTTAGTTTTACTAGTAAGCATGCACATGAAATTCATGTGCATCAACAAGATGAGACATCGTTTCAAAAAAAAGACAAGACTTCATGTGTGCCTGGCTTGGGAAAGATGACATAGACTTGGTGCATGCTGAAGCCTCCCTCTATCCTGATGAAGCATGAAACTATACCCAAAGAAATAGCTGCAAGCGGCGTGGGCTGCTCGACCTGTTCGTTGGAACcaacttttttttccttttcctttctAATGTTGATTTACAAGTATGGTTTAGGTACCTGTGTTGTGagtttgagttttgtgttgtggaCAAGTATAGTACATCATAAGCAAGTTGTAATAAAATGGATATGCTTTATAGCTAACTGCCGCCTGAGTTTTCCAATATTTTTCTTGTACACAGGTTTTACATGATGTTGCCAATTAAATATAATGACAAGCATCTAGTTGATGTATAAAAGCAAAATTCAAAACACTTTGGTGAAGCCTATTGGGAGTTAACCCATAAAAGACAAGACGAATTTCCATGTATGCCAACATCAGCTAGACATCCGCTTATTTCAGTTGAGATTACAAGGGATGACCTTTACAATCGTGTCTCCACTCTCCACTTTAGAACAGTAGTTTCTAAGGAAAAAATACAATAAACAAACATATATTCAGCAAAGAAGCAATGCATTAGAGGTGAGTCATTTGATAGCAACATGTAGTGCATATACTTGGAAATGCATGTCGACATACCATTGAAAGGAACAAATCACTCTTATGGTTTAAACATATATTTAAAGCACAGGCATGTATTACCGTTCTATCCTGACACCGGAGCTTCTTGGGCACGACCTCGTCTTGAGACCTCCAGGATGACAGACGGCTACACAGTTTGGTTGGCCCCAAATATGGGTACAGCAGCGAAGGTGGCGTCGACAATGGATACTCTGGCCCGTATAACCTACGCAAATATTTTCAGTCAGAATATTTCTTCAAGCTGGTACAACCTACAGATATTTTAAATGCATTTCACCGTTAGCAATACTGCCACTCTAGGTATTCATTATTCAAACGGGGAACACTCCCCTGGTCCAAAAAGGGAATAGATGCATCTAGATTATTATTTTTCATCTGCATTTAAATAAGGGAAATAACTACATGCTAAACATGGCAGGGAAACTACAAATGTTTCCAGCAGCTTCTAATATATGAGAAATAAAAGGAGAAGCAGGAGCATCAACATTGATCTGAGACCTTATAACAAGCAAGAAATATACACTTAGTACATAATTCACCATGTGCTTATCAAGATGGCAATAAAAAGGTTAATCAAAGTAAAAAATGGAAGTTGACCTCTCTCTGGATCATCAAATAAAGATAAAACGTTTGCCCATCGGTGTTCATAAAATTAACTCATTATTTCTAGAAACATTAATTCGAGATATATGTCAGATGTGCACTTCTACTTATTCAATTTGGAAGCTTCACATAACTAACATAGTTTGACTTACTTCAAACAGAACAGTCACATGCATGGTAATAGCACTCAATTTGTATAATGACATTTGTCCTTACGATTATGAAACCCACCAAAGATCTTCTAGATGCGAGGTATAACAGTAGAAAACCCAGAATGACTCGAACTACAGGCCATCCAAACAGCAACATCAATCGGTCGGTTGCACCGATCGAAGATCTTGATGATGTCCTCGTATGACCGCAGCCTCCCTGTAGTAGAGAAAATAAAATTATGTACTTCAGAGACAACTAAACAAAAACATCATAAAGCGTTTGAAAAACATTTCATACGACTTGTAAGCAGGAGCATCAACATTTGGACCTGTAGCTTATATTTAACAACTAACACATAGTAAATTTACTACCCCCGTCCGTCCGCGGTCCGCCTCCTTGTGCCTACTCCTTCTGCATCTCCAGGCTACCAAATTTGATGTAGAAAATCAACTGCAAAGTTCCAactcccttcttcaaaatctatTTGGCCAGAATCTATCTAGCTCCTGGGCATGGTTTCTTTTGGTAGATATTTGCCACTTTTAACCTTTTACATATGTATACATGGTATATCATTGGACATATGTAGTATAACGATATTCACCAAAGATATGTGTTAATGTTCTTAATTCTCTTCCTTCTAACTGGCATAATGTGAGAAAATGTGCATGGTTCAGAAAAGTGATTCTTCCTGGGAAACTTCTTACTCCATATCTAAAACCAACATCAGTGTTCCAATACATTGAGTATCATTTCTTACTTATATCATTATGTGATGTAAGCTTTGCAATTACTATATGCCAGTACAGTCTTCGTTCTGAACATGTCCAGAAAAAATCCAACGCCTTGGATAGCTTAGAACTTGAGTAAATCATTCACACTGTGTGGGGTGCCTTGTATCTCTGGCTGGACGTTTAATTGATCTGAGGTCCTTTCCCAAAACAAAAAGGAGATAGCAGCCATCGCCCATCGGTGGGAAGAGTTATATATACAGTTAATTGTCATTGCAACATCGACAAAGCTGAATATCACTATGAAATTTTATGGCGCTGTCGGACACATACCAGTGCAGCGTGTCGAGGCGGCATGTCGAGCACACCACGGGCATGAAGCATGAAGGGGCCGCAGATCAACGACGGAGGAAGGTGCTGATTCGGCCCAGATTGCGGCGCTGGAGCGGGGGAGAGCGCCCGGGCACAGAGACGGAGGGGTCTGCCATGACGTGGCTGTGGCGACGCAACTCAAGACAGCGTTTCTTGTGCCCAGCGCCGCAGCGTTCTCGCACAAGATTGGTTGATTCTTTTGTACTAAGCAGCATTTCTGCAGAGTCCAAACACTACCACTGAATTCTTTCCTGCATATACAGCAGATACACAAACATATTACATTCCTTTTTCAGTTTCTTTTCTTCTCTCATTTTGTTTCTTTGGACTGACAAATTCTTTCCAAGAACGCCAACATTCCCCCTATTCTTACTTCCACattcatccatccatccattgaTACACTACACCTCACTGTAGCTCAAGCTGTGCCCACATATCAGAGAGagattagagagtgagtgtgatCAGCAAAGCACAGGAGGAAGAAGAGCAGAGTTCAGAGGAGGAGTTACGTTGCAGACTGCTGCATCCGCTGGTGACGCCTGTCTCAGGGATGTTGGAAGGCTGCTCCTTGTCGTCCAGGCATCAGATGAGCACGGCGCAGCGACTACCATGCGGCTTCTCCAAGCGGGGCAGCCGCGGCGATTCGACAGTCCCCGGCGCCGCCCCCCGGCGACGGCCGGGGAGGCAACGGCATCTGCTCCTTCTGGGCGCACCAGGCGCCGCCGGTCACCCAGGCCGTGACCTGGGGCGCCAAGCCGGAACCCTcggtcgtcggcgacggtggcggcggctGGGAGAGGCGGGGCGGGGCCGTCAAGCGCCGTCGGCATCAATCCTCGTCGCCAGCGCCATCGGCATCTACCTCCCCGTCGCACACAACAGGGCCACCtccctcgtccacgtcctcgccGACGCCTACGCAGCGCTCGCCGACTACGCCGTCCCTGGAGGGACCTCACCTTCATGGGGCTCGTCTGCCTCAGCTGCGGCGAAGGGCACGGCTGCGGGAGGCGAACgacgcgggaggaggaggaggtcgtgcgggaggagaaggaggaggtcgTGCGGGcggttttctttcttttttacTGCGGGGCAGATtagcgatcgatcgatcgattGTGGCTTAAAGCATGGTTGGTAGCGTTAAATACAGAAGGATTAAGGGCCATTAAATTTTGGTGATGGATGGATGTGATTGTTTGGATCTGCCCTCTCTCTTCCTTTTATAGTGGTAGTAGATGCTTCCTCATTCTCATTATGTAGGGTGTGTAAGCTTTTAACACTGAAATTAGCGAGACGCTGATCACAAATTACCGAGTCATGCTTAAAGATAGTTTCCTCCATGATATCCTTTAACTAACGTGGTTGGCCGATCCGTGGTAATCAATGGTTAGCTTACACTAACTGTACAAGAGAGAATATCAGGAGGTGAGTGCTAAAACGCCTTAGATTTTAGGATTTTTACGAAAAAAGTTAGGTGCCTAAGATTTTAGGAAGGAGGGAGTAATATCTAGGGTGCACCAAAATTAGTGTAATGGATTAATGGACATACATGAACACACTAGTAAAAAATATGTTTTGCAAAATGTTTCATTTTTTATAATGGGTGATTTTATTAACTTAAAATGTAGCATCAAGTGGATACTAAGCAAGATGGGCAACATCTTACCTCCACATAACTAAGAATCGCACAACCAAACACCAATGTCTACCAAAAAATAGTAAAAATAGCTGATATATCGGCAGCAGTAAGGTCATATGACACTATGCTTATGTCGAAGGAGGTGATGGACCGATCTGGAGATTATACTGCCACTCAAGCTGGGTAAAAACCTCCATAACCGCTCTCTTCAACCAAGTATATACAACCTTAAATGGCAGTTGGTACTCCTTTCGGTGTAACATAGACCATGTAGAAAGCGACTGCATACAGCGAAAAATAACCCGCAGTGGAGAAGAGTTTTTTCATTAAGAATCAAATCATTTGTACATAGACAAAGTGACCATAACAAGGCATACACTCCAAGGCTTATTAGTGTTCTTAAGCTATTTGAAATACCAACCAATGATCAAAAATATTAGTGACGCTTGCGGGCGAATACTAATTGGACGCTATTTAGACGACCGACCATGTAGATAGCGCAAACTTCCACTCGATAAAGAGATGTTTAATTGTCTCGTCATGAGTATAAAATCTACACTTCTTACTTTCTTGCCAATTGCGATGAGCGAGGTTGTGTTTGGTTAGCAGTACTCCCCTCTGAAGATACCATGTGAAATGTCACTTCTTACTTCTAGTGGAACATTCGACTTCCAAATTTTCTCGTTATTATTACCTAGGACTTCAGAAAGCGTGAGCGTAAAGTACACAGATAGAATCGACTGTGAAGGACCCGGATGTAGTGAGATTACAGCGAAGCACATCCTGTCCTTGTGTCAGCTTAATCGGATCTAGTCGGGATAAAAGGTTTTGCAGAATGTTTGTGGGGTCATGGGCTTTGGCACCGTACCCCTCTAGGTCGCGAACTCGAGTCGTCGGAACTCTTCTAGTTTATATAAATTTGGTAGTCTATAAATCTGTAAATGTTGATGGTAGGGATCAAACCAAGATAGCTTTAATCCTGAAAATGAATTCAAACTTATTTATTTTTAGAAAATAGTGTGAAAAATAGCCACGTACTTTTCGGTTACCACGGTAATCTAAGCGCCTCACTCCCCACTCCACCGTTCTGTTCCATTCCGCCGTCCACCGAAGATGAAGGACCCAGCGGGGACGATCGCCGTCTCGTCGGAGCACCCTGGTGCCGCCCAGGCGATCGATGGTGTGGTCGTCTAGCTTGGGTTAGTATAAGTACGAACGGGACCAATAAACTCGGACGAAGGCAGTACTAATATGTGGAATGGAAATAGGATCGCCAGCAATTCAGCATGTGCGCATAGGTTGCCTAGCTCGGGGCGATACATCGACCTAGGGTCAACGTGAACCCAGGCATGAGAGAGTGACCGACCACGGCAACGTAAGGCGCATCCATCCATCCCCCAATCCGCCGCGGCCACCCACGACCCATCCCTGGCGACTCGTGTCCCCGAATCGATCAAAAGCGGGAGCACAAAATGTCACAACGAACCGGGCAGGCGGACACGTGGTGGATTGGGTTGTTGACGGGAGTGGATCCGGTCGTGCCgccgtgcggggccacgtcgtggCCGGCGCGCGCGCGTGGCGTTCGTCGTGGCTGTGGCCTGTGGACGAGGCCGTCATCGTCCGTCATCCCGGCGTGGGCAACCGCGCGGGCGGCCAGTCGAGCGATCGAGCCAGCCACCGTCCCACGCAGCTAGTACTAGGAGCGTAGCGGCGGTGCGCGCACGCGTTTGCGCGGGCGGCGCGAGGGCACGGGCCGGCCATGCGGCCTGTCTCCGCGCGGTCTGGCGAACGAACGAATCAGCGGCGGGTCGCCGCCGcctgttttatttttattttttcactGTGCGCTTCTTCTGTAGACCGTAGAGTAGAGTGGCAACCGCCTCCTCACGTGCCCACGCTCGGGGAGTGTGGTGTGAACGGGCGTCACGCTTGCCCCATGCGGGGCCGGCCTGTCCATGGCGGCACCATCACGTCATGCTTTGTCTCTACCCTCCATGTTTTGGGCAGGAACTTCGTTCTTTGAGCAACCAAATGAACACACTTTTTTATACCTAAAAGTCTTATGGAAAAAAAATTACTTCCTTCTGTTGGATATATATAACTTAGAGTCTCAGACACAAGTTTTTACTTCTTCAATCTAACTAGGAAAACATGTTTTATATTATATTCTATAAAAACAATATCTGTTAGAATAAAGCGCTAATGAAAGATCATGCATAATACAAATTCTGTTAAAAAAGTGCAAGTGGTACTTCTCGAAATATACTGTCATTTGCGAAAATCCCCGTTTATTGAGACATGGACAGAGCTTCAGAATGAATAAAATAAGTTTATTTTTCTAGATGTATGTATACGATTTCAAAGGCTACCCAAATTAAAATGACATGTAAATTGTTGTAAGAGAAagtttactccctccgttccaatgAATAAGACGCGCCCGCATCTCAAAACtaaactttgaccataaattacATGCTTCATCTTCGAGTCCGACTTTCGGGCTTTAATCTTCCTCGAGTTCATCCGCCGTGAGGGATTAGACCGGGTTCCAGCGGTCGATATCTTTCGGCTCCTCGAGGCGGCGAGGTTAGGGTTTTTCCCGTGCATATGTGATGGCGAGATTTGGTGACAACTTCTTTGGATATGTTCAAGGGTTCAAGTATGACGACTATGACTCTGGGATGATGGTCTCTAGGGGCGCGTCCTCAAAGACTTTTTGATTGTTGTTGGCAAGGTAGGTTGTCTCCGGTATGGGAGCGATGCGCAGCCGAAGGTTGTCTGGAGATCTTAATTGAATTTTCTTATTATGTTTTGGACGCTTTTTACTTCTACGAATCTTTGTACTAGTAAATCCGAGTCTTTTCGCATATACAACAATTACGGGCGGTTTTTAGAACAAACTAATTTCATGGTAACATAAAAGCTGTATTAATTTGTGAACCTAGATGTGGTTGGAtagttaggaggacagtggtatgCTCAGCCCATCAAGGCTCATGTTTTAGACTTGACATTGATACACGCATtgttcctggatttatttcaggctTCCGGCGATGTTCGTTCAGTGGAAGGAAGCGTTTTCATCGACTGCGAGACGTCTATAATAAGTCTGTAAAATCCTAAGATGTTGGGGTGAGTGTATGCTCGTGTTTGTGAGCCACTTCAGTTGTACTCTACTGTTGAACAAATACCGTGTTAATTTTACTAACAAAAACCAGTATACACAGCAGCATGAGGCACTACTACCGTGGCAAGGTACGGGCAACAGCACCGATTTCCAGCCGCCCACAGGACCAGAAAAGGCATCCCCTGTCGCCATCTCCACGTGGCCCTCcccccttcccctctccttccAGAAATAGAAGAGCGATGCATCCCTCCCGGGCGAAGGAAACTCGGGTGACGGCAACACGCTTTccccatccatccatccacccGTCTCGCGGCCTCTGCTCCCCGCGCCTTCCAGCTCACACCTCACTCCCGCCACGCGCCGCCCCTACCCCCCCAATTCAAACCCACCTTGATTTCTCTCTCCCTCCCGCCGCCGAATCCTATATATACATCCCCATCTCCTCACTCCCATCTCAAGGCTCATCCACACAAACACCCAACCAACATCACCTCACTCACCAGTCACCACCATTGCCGCGCTGCAGAGCAGATCGACCCATCGGCACCGGCTAGACACCACCTCGTGCAACACCATGGACCAgtacagctacggcggcggcgacggcgaccagGCCGGCCAGGGCGGGTACGCGACGGTGACGTCGGCGCCGCCCAAGCGGCCGGCGGGGCGGACCAAGTTCCGGGAGACGCGCCACCCGGTGTACCGCGGCGTGCGCCGGCGCGGCGCGGCCGGGCGGTGGGTCTGCGAGGTGCGCGAGCCCAACAAGAAGTCCCGCATCTGGCTCGGCACCTTCGCCAGCCCCGaggccgccgcccgcgcccacgACGTCGCCGCGCTGGCCCTGCGCGGCCGCGCCGCCTGCCTCAACTTCGCCGACTCGGCCACGCTGCTCGCCGTCGACCCCGCCACGCTCCGCACCCCCGACGACATCCGCGCCGCCGCCATCGCGCTCGCCGAGACCGCCTGCCCCGCCGCGCCCGTGGCCGCCGAGGCGTCCGCGCCGGCGCCCGCGATGATGGCGATGATGCAAGAGCCCTCGGCGGTGGAGTATGACGACTACCCGATGCAGTACGGCGGCATTGGGGACTTCGACCAGCATTCGTACTACTACGACGGGTtgagcgccggcggcggcgactggCAGAGCAGCTCGCACATGGACGGAGCCGACGACGACTCAAACTGCGGCGGTGGGTACGGCGCCGGCGAGGTCCCACTTTGGAGCtactgatcgagcttctcgattGGGCCATTCTTCATCTCGATTGGCTTGCTCCGATGGGGCTGCTGTACAACATCAGCGTAGGataaagaagaagaagcagagtTAGTCGGGAGCTTCAGTTCTGAAGTAGTAGTAGTATTATTATTTATGTGTTCGTAAAGCAGAGAGAGAACGGGAATGCAAATTGCATCAGCCTGTTTCCctccttattttttttcattttttgatAATTCTTTTGTTGGCTGGAAATTTTGTAACATGTGTTGGAGTAGAGTAATAAGAGACCAACTCTGCTTTACTAATTAATAGTACTATATATCTGAAATAAAAATTCGCCGAGGCTTCCTTTGTTGCAGCCGAGCTTTAGTCACTGCTTAGTAGCGTAATAA
This sequence is a window from Aegilops tauschii subsp. strangulata cultivar AL8/78 chromosome 7, Aet v6.0, whole genome shotgun sequence. Protein-coding genes within it:
- the LOC109747748 gene encoding dehydration-responsive element-binding protein 1C; the encoded protein is MDQYSYGGGDGDQAGQGGYATVTSAPPKRPAGRTKFRETRHPVYRGVRRRGAAGRWVCEVREPNKKSRIWLGTFASPEAAARAHDVAALALRGRAACLNFADSATLLAVDPATLRTPDDIRAAAIALAETACPAAPVAAEASAPAPAMMAMMQEPSAVEYDDYPMQYGGIGDFDQHSYYYDGLSAGGGDWQSSSHMDGADDDSNCGGGYGAGEVPLWSY